In one Nicotiana sylvestris chromosome 8, ASM39365v2, whole genome shotgun sequence genomic region, the following are encoded:
- the LOC104219789 gene encoding G-patch domain-containing protein 1, translating into MAAPEAPVCYVGVARKSAAFRLMKQMGWEEGEGLGKNKQGIKGYVRVQNKQDTAGIGTEKPNEWAFDTAQFDSILKRLKVQTAEINNDEVKEKKEVQNDTKTGSSNGEQETVAKVTRPQGRYKRRERGKLVHSYSAQDLEGILVKKTKTSPTNDDHKAADTAETIIVADDACNEDQGVPPEWWGYKNGFVSGGFLGSQARRKKSSSSETMRDFSERTTFHEEDQENLYNLVQNTATTGKQGLGIKDRPKKVAGCYFEGKKTSFDDSDEEDSSESNPPMEAEYEEISHPAKNDEPKLKLKKLCKRLLKQAPGNSLKLKQLKVLIDEQSSDLCSFTKKEALGFLKRKLEGSDKFSVEGKRVSLSVKRA; encoded by the exons ATGGCGGCGCCGGAAGCTCCCGTTTGCTATGTCGGAGTTGCCAGAAAGTCCGCCGCCTTTCGTCTCATGAAACAAATG GGATGGGAAGAAGGAGAAGGCTTGGgcaagaacaagcaaggaatcaAAGGATATGTCAGAGTACAGAACAAACAAGACACTGCAG GTATCGGTACAGAAAAGCCAAATGAATGGGCGTTTGATACAGCGCAGTTTGATAGCATCCTTAAAAGATTAAAAGTG CAAACAGCTGAAATCAACAATGATGAAG taaaagagaaaaaagaagtgCAAAATGACACGAAAACAGGATCTTCTAATGGAGAACAAGAGACTGTAGCTAAGGTTACTCGGCCTCAAGGAAG ATATAAGAGAAGGGAAAGAGGAAAGCTTGTGCACTCATATTCAGCGCAGGATCTTGAAGGAATTCTT GTCAAAAAGACAAAGACTTCTCCGACAAATGATGATCATAAGGCAGCAGATACGGCGGAGACTATTATTGTTGCAGATGATGCAT GTAATGAAGATCAAGGTGTTCCCCCAGAATGGTGGGGCTATAAAAATGGATTTGTCTCAGGAGGATTTCTTGGAAGTCAAGCTCGGAGAAAAAAGTCATCTTCGTCCGAGACGATGCGAGACTTCAGTGAGAGGACCACATTCCATGAGGAGGATCAAGAAAATCTTTATAACCTTGTGCAA AATACAGCCACAACTGGAAAACAAGGACTGGGTATCAAAGACCGGCCAAAGAAGGTTGCTGGTTGCTACTTCGAGGGGAAAAAGACATCCTTTGATGATAGCGATGAAGAAGATTCTTCTGAGTCGAACCCTCCCATGGAAGCAGAATATGAAGAAATCAGTCACCCAGCCAAAAATGATGAACCAAAATTGAAGCTGAAGAAATTGTGCAAACGGCTCTTGAAACAG GCACCTGGGAACTCTTTAAAGCTGAAGCAGCTTAAAGTGCTAAttgatgaacaatcttcagatcTTTGTAGTTTCACTAAAAAAGAGGCACTTGGTTTTTTGAAGCGCAAG CTTGAAGGCAGTGACAAGTTCTCAGTGGAGGGAAAGAGAGTGTCTCTTTCTGTAAAGAGGGCctga